In Candidatus Eisenbacteria bacterium, one genomic interval encodes:
- a CDS encoding response regulator yields MEKEATRVLVVDDEVELLDVLKDFFQMTSHELVLSSTGEEAIVQLGEQSFDVVLTDINLPGVDGLEVLRVAKEMDPDVPVILITGNASVFNAVEALRKGAFDYITKPFDLFDLEKVIDRALERRRLAEENRRLLENLKRANMELQRHEENLRDKVALATEQIKTLYEIGKEITSSLDLDRTLEKIVEKSIQLTRSSSGLLLLAEERGKAYQCQWARGPVIPDHESLEQLEWRRGLTGLAISQGQPVIENDLSLAMEGEPLHVLGATSALIVPLIQDGSVQGLIVVLDKSQDPFLPSDEEVLTLFASQAAIAIHNARIYEKIMELDRLKSDFVAVVSHELRTPLTSIKGSLEILGDERYFDIPPQQSELLQISQTNVERLESLINDILDFSKLESSRLSNNFLLADLGMVLRNATDSLETMVLNRGLKMEIQIADSIPKLNIDEMRVVQVVNNLVSNAVKFSDDGGVITIRAEMAENGAVISIIDQGVGISEENQTKLFRKFGQLDSSSTRKAGGTGLGLIISKGIVEEHGGRIWVESEPGKGSKFSFWLPLPGAAIQASQKPEPTDERDASDPGEEAASSAA; encoded by the coding sequence ATGGAAAAGGAAGCGACAAGAGTCTTGGTTGTCGATGACGAGGTCGAACTTCTGGATGTTCTCAAGGATTTCTTCCAGATGACTTCGCATGAGCTGGTTCTTTCTTCAACGGGTGAGGAGGCTATTGTTCAACTTGGTGAACAAAGCTTTGATGTTGTTCTGACAGACATCAACCTTCCCGGTGTCGATGGGCTTGAAGTATTGAGGGTGGCCAAGGAGATGGATCCTGATGTCCCGGTCATTCTCATCACCGGAAACGCCAGTGTCTTCAATGCCGTGGAGGCTTTGCGAAAGGGAGCCTTCGATTATATTACAAAACCCTTTGATCTCTTTGATCTCGAGAAAGTGATTGATCGGGCTCTGGAACGCAGGCGGCTCGCCGAGGAGAACCGGAGGCTTCTGGAAAATCTGAAACGAGCGAATATGGAGCTGCAGCGTCATGAGGAAAATCTTCGTGACAAAGTCGCACTGGCCACTGAGCAGATCAAAACTCTGTATGAAATCGGAAAGGAGATCACCTCAAGTCTGGATCTTGACCGAACCCTGGAAAAGATCGTCGAAAAATCGATTCAACTGACACGTTCTTCCTCCGGTCTTCTCCTCCTCGCGGAAGAACGGGGGAAGGCGTATCAGTGCCAGTGGGCTCGTGGTCCGGTGATTCCGGATCACGAGTCGCTGGAGCAACTCGAGTGGCGCAGGGGATTGACCGGATTGGCCATTTCACAGGGCCAGCCCGTGATTGAGAATGATCTATCACTGGCGATGGAAGGGGAGCCCCTGCATGTTCTCGGCGCCACTTCAGCCCTCATCGTACCATTGATTCAGGATGGTTCGGTTCAGGGTCTCATTGTCGTGCTGGACAAGAGTCAAGATCCTTTTCTCCCAAGTGACGAAGAGGTATTGACGCTCTTCGCCAGCCAGGCCGCCATCGCCATCCACAACGCCCGAATCTACGAGAAGATCATGGAATTGGATCGTCTCAAGTCGGATTTTGTCGCTGTGGTCTCCCACGAATTGAGGACACCTTTGACCTCCATCAAGGGTTCGCTGGAGATCCTCGGTGATGAACGCTACTTTGATATACCGCCCCAGCAATCCGAACTTCTTCAGATCAGTCAAACAAATGTGGAACGTCTGGAGAGTCTGATTAACGACATCCTCGACTTCAGCAAGCTTGAATCCAGCCGCCTTTCAAATAACTTTTTGTTGGCTGATCTGGGGATGGTGCTCCGCAATGCAACCGACAGCTTGGAGACCATGGTTTTGAACCGCGGTTTGAAAATGGAAATCCAAATCGCTGATTCAATCCCCAAACTGAACATTGATGAAATGCGGGTCGTGCAGGTAGTGAACAATCTTGTATCAAATGCGGTGAAATTTTCTGATGACGGCGGTGTGATCACCATAAGAGCGGAAATGGCCGAAAACGGCGCCGTTATCTCAATCATTGATCAAGGCGTGGGAATCAGTGAGGAAAATCAAACCAAGCTCTTCCGAAAGTTCGGGCAGCTCGATTCATCCTCCACCCGCAAGGCAGGTGGAACCGGTCTTGGCCTCATTATCTCAAAAGGCATTGTGGAAGAACATGGCGGACGGATATGGGTCGAGAGCGAGCCGGGCAAAGGAAGTAAATTCAGCTTCTGGCTGCCTCTTCCCGGGGCCGCCATCCAGGCTTCCCAGAAGCCGGAGCCGACGGATGAAAGGGATGCGTCTGATCCAGGAGAAGAAGCCGCCTCATCCGCCGCTTGA
- a CDS encoding valine--tRNA ligase, protein MKDIPKVYDPQAFEEKWYKLWEEQGAFRPAGNDNAKPYVIMMPPPNVTGALTVGHVLNNTIQDVLIRWKRMEGAPTLWLPGTDHAGIATQSVVKRHLDKQGIDIKKIGREEFLKEAWKWKEAHGGRITQQLRRLGASCDWSRERFTLDDGLSKAVEEIFRRLYNKKLVYRGQYLINWCSGCRTAVSDEEVEYQEEAGKLYYVRYPFKGTNRSVTVATTRPETILGDTAIAVHPQDDRYKDLIGATLLLPILGREIPLIADTIVDREFGTGALKVTPGCDPVDYQIGERHNLEKLSPIGTDGLMTELAGPFAGQSREECRRGIVKRLKNDGLLEKVEPLPHSVGNCYRCGTVIEPLLSEQWFVKMKPLAEMALDAYTSGSLRFVPERWGKVYMHWLENIRDWCISRQLWWGHRIPIWYCENGHSILSGGENQPCADCGSHKWRQDEDVLDTWFSSWLWPFSTLGWPERTEDLERFFPSSVLVTGPDIIFFWVARMVMASAEVEGRCPFKDVYLTGLVRDEEGRKMSKSLGNSPDPIDLIDRLGADALRFTMLMLTPQGNDILFGEKKVEVGRNFANKVWNATRLVLQNLDPACTELPETPSRHLTDRWLRSSLSRCIAESREALEAYRFNDLSRTIYEFVWHEYCDWYLEILKIRLRDKIEPEAAIATAIQGISTSLQVLHPLMPFVTEELWSYLPGDRDLLIVSPWPEVNRSDIDEAAIQEMAGLRDVVVAIRTLRSEMNVPPARVANVTIRVDSDWMKTLREQEPILKGLARIDELHLDANAIKPSHSASAVVRGMEVFVHLEGVIDLEIERKRLQKELDRVAKALESSVKKLANQDFLGKARPDVVEAARERLESLRETRSKLDRALSALED, encoded by the coding sequence ATGAAAGATATCCCAAAAGTTTATGATCCTCAGGCCTTTGAAGAAAAGTGGTACAAGCTTTGGGAAGAGCAAGGGGCGTTCCGCCCGGCTGGGAACGATAATGCCAAGCCGTATGTCATCATGATGCCGCCTCCCAATGTAACGGGAGCCCTCACCGTCGGTCATGTGCTCAACAACACGATTCAGGATGTTTTGATTCGATGGAAAAGGATGGAGGGAGCGCCGACGCTATGGCTTCCCGGGACCGATCACGCTGGTATCGCGACGCAGAGCGTCGTTAAAAGGCATCTGGACAAGCAGGGAATCGATATCAAGAAAATCGGGCGGGAGGAGTTTCTCAAGGAAGCCTGGAAGTGGAAGGAAGCGCACGGCGGCCGGATCACTCAGCAGCTCCGTCGTTTGGGCGCTTCCTGCGATTGGTCGCGTGAACGTTTTACATTAGACGATGGATTATCCAAAGCGGTCGAGGAAATATTCCGAAGATTATACAATAAAAAACTTGTTTATCGCGGGCAGTATTTGATCAATTGGTGCAGTGGATGCCGAACCGCCGTCTCTGATGAGGAGGTTGAGTATCAGGAAGAAGCCGGAAAGCTCTATTATGTCCGGTATCCCTTCAAGGGAACAAACCGCTCTGTCACCGTGGCCACGACGCGCCCGGAGACAATCCTCGGCGATACGGCGATCGCCGTGCATCCTCAGGATGATCGTTATAAGGATCTTATCGGTGCGACGCTGCTCCTTCCTATTCTGGGGCGCGAAATCCCGCTTATCGCCGATACGATCGTCGACCGTGAATTTGGAACGGGCGCCCTGAAAGTCACACCGGGGTGTGATCCCGTCGACTACCAAATTGGAGAGCGCCACAATCTGGAGAAGCTGTCACCCATAGGAACCGACGGCCTCATGACGGAATTGGCCGGGCCTTTTGCCGGACAAAGCCGGGAAGAGTGCCGGCGCGGGATTGTTAAACGCCTTAAGAACGACGGCCTGCTCGAGAAGGTCGAGCCCCTGCCTCACTCTGTGGGGAATTGCTACCGGTGCGGCACGGTGATTGAACCCCTGCTTTCCGAACAGTGGTTCGTCAAAATGAAACCCCTCGCCGAGATGGCGCTGGACGCTTATACATCCGGCAGTCTGCGTTTTGTTCCGGAGCGCTGGGGCAAGGTTTATATGCACTGGCTGGAGAATATCCGGGATTGGTGTATCAGCCGGCAGCTCTGGTGGGGGCATCGTATACCGATCTGGTATTGTGAAAACGGGCACAGCATTCTATCCGGCGGAGAGAATCAGCCGTGCGCCGATTGCGGATCCCATAAGTGGCGGCAGGATGAGGATGTTCTGGATACCTGGTTCAGTTCTTGGCTGTGGCCGTTCTCAACGCTGGGATGGCCCGAGCGAACGGAGGACCTCGAACGTTTCTTCCCATCCTCGGTTCTGGTGACAGGTCCCGACATTATCTTTTTCTGGGTCGCGCGGATGGTTATGGCTTCGGCGGAGGTGGAGGGCCGGTGCCCCTTTAAGGACGTCTATCTCACCGGTTTGGTTCGGGATGAAGAAGGCCGGAAAATGTCAAAGAGCCTCGGAAATTCCCCCGATCCAATCGATCTCATCGACCGCCTCGGCGCCGACGCCCTGCGGTTCACGATGCTCATGCTGACGCCTCAAGGTAATGATATTCTCTTTGGGGAAAAGAAGGTCGAGGTCGGCCGCAATTTTGCCAATAAGGTCTGGAACGCGACCCGCCTCGTACTCCAAAACCTGGATCCGGCGTGTACGGAACTTCCTGAAACACCGTCTCGTCATCTTACCGATCGCTGGCTGCGGTCCAGTCTGTCGCGGTGTATCGCTGAAAGCCGGGAGGCTCTGGAGGCTTACCGCTTTAACGATCTTTCCCGGACCATCTATGAATTTGTTTGGCACGAGTACTGCGATTGGTATCTCGAGATCTTAAAAATCAGGCTTCGGGACAAGATCGAACCGGAAGCCGCGATTGCGACGGCGATTCAGGGGATTTCGACGAGTCTTCAGGTTCTCCATCCTCTGATGCCTTTTGTGACGGAGGAACTCTGGTCCTATCTGCCGGGGGATCGGGATCTTCTGATAGTCTCGCCCTGGCCCGAAGTCAACCGATCGGATATTGATGAAGCAGCCATTCAGGAAATGGCCGGTCTGCGGGATGTCGTCGTCGCCATCCGGACCCTTCGGAGCGAAATGAACGTCCCGCCCGCGCGTGTCGCGAATGTTACAATCCGCGTCGATTCCGATTGGATGAAGACTCTCCGCGAGCAGGAACCGATATTGAAAGGGCTTGCCCGGATCGATGAACTCCATCTTGATGCCAACGCGATAAAGCCTTCCCATTCAGCATCCGCCGTCGTTCGGGGCATGGAGGTTTTCGTTCACCTCGAAGGTGTCATCGATCTGGAGATCGAGCGGAAGAGGCTTCAGAAGGAGCTTGATCGCGTTGCCAAGGCGCTGGAAAGCAGTGTGAAGAAACTGGCGAATCAAGATTTCCTCGGCAAGGCGCGCCCTGACGTCGTCGAAGCGGCAAGGGAGCGACTGGAGAGCCTGCGCGAGACACGCTCGAAATTGGATCGCGCCCTTTCGGCTCTGGAAGATTAA
- a CDS encoding capsule assembly Wzi family protein, whose translation MPAKYIKEITQEIIIKIFGMLFILSVFCGPSAADEFELADIEPVWTWSYHLARLAAVPGGERGLEPGFLEFDYTKPREGSRLRRDLYDGWVVGEGGGCVLETGYRIPVGSHFVTRLRIRASAHGTDPDRVRVLEGGLWGATGPLAWSLGRQRFFWSSTPETSLLLSNNAAPFDALSLGSRRDWGLPLNLGGLRWQLLLAYLDDEHRVIPFPLLWGMRGSWNPAPQFSLELKRTVLFGGAGRTERLTPGDLLNLFLARGENLPEGERGPADSDQKLSYALRWRWPLPHFARIYAHQWGLQDLEISYEYGGEDALRRGFPTATGRLIGIRTRIRGWDISGTYAETVDDANRWYEHVVYESGYRYKGWVMSHPPGGDGRWVRVRFGRPWLAMQGFSIEGTWERGGVEDKPSWEVFRLNLRWWISPIPGLRLQAEGEMATLKTGSTATLQPRYPEPALRLSLIVGGTVQMGNGTN comes from the coding sequence ATGCCCGCAAAATACATCAAAGAGATAACTCAAGAGATCATTATAAAGATCTTTGGAATGCTGTTTATTCTTTCCGTTTTCTGCGGTCCCTCCGCCGCCGACGAATTCGAACTGGCCGACATCGAACCGGTGTGGACCTGGTCTTATCATTTGGCGCGCCTTGCCGCTGTTCCCGGCGGAGAGAGGGGTCTTGAACCGGGCTTTCTTGAATTCGATTATACAAAACCCCGTGAAGGAAGCCGGCTGCGGCGTGATCTTTATGACGGATGGGTGGTCGGCGAAGGCGGTGGCTGCGTGCTGGAAACCGGCTACCGGATTCCGGTCGGCTCCCACTTTGTGACCCGGCTTCGCATCCGCGCCAGCGCGCACGGAACGGACCCCGACCGTGTGCGCGTCCTCGAAGGCGGTCTATGGGGCGCCACGGGTCCTCTCGCTTGGTCTCTTGGGCGCCAGCGGTTTTTCTGGTCATCGACTCCTGAGACCTCCCTTCTGCTTTCAAACAATGCCGCACCCTTCGATGCCCTCTCCCTGGGAAGCCGCCGGGACTGGGGTTTGCCTCTGAATCTGGGCGGTCTTCGCTGGCAGCTCCTGCTTGCCTATCTCGATGATGAGCACCGGGTCATTCCCTTCCCCTTGCTCTGGGGTATGAGGGGCTCCTGGAATCCGGCGCCGCAATTCAGCCTGGAATTGAAGCGGACCGTTCTCTTCGGTGGGGCCGGTCGAACGGAGAGGCTGACACCCGGCGATCTGCTCAATCTCTTTTTGGCGAGGGGGGAAAATCTGCCGGAGGGCGAGAGAGGACCGGCCGATAGCGATCAGAAGTTATCGTATGCCCTCCGGTGGCGCTGGCCTCTGCCCCACTTTGCCCGGATCTATGCCCATCAATGGGGCCTTCAGGACCTCGAGATTTCCTATGAGTACGGGGGAGAGGATGCCCTTCGCCGCGGTTTCCCGACCGCGACCGGCCGGCTCATTGGAATAAGAACACGTATCCGAGGATGGGATATCTCCGGTACCTATGCAGAAACGGTCGATGATGCCAATCGATGGTACGAGCATGTCGTCTATGAGAGTGGATATCGCTATAAAGGATGGGTGATGAGTCACCCCCCCGGTGGAGACGGACGGTGGGTTCGCGTTCGTTTTGGCCGCCCATGGCTCGCGATGCAGGGCTTTTCTATTGAGGGAACTTGGGAGCGTGGCGGGGTAGAAGATAAACCGTCTTGGGAGGTCTTCCGTCTCAACCTTAGATGGTGGATCTCTCCCATTCCTGGTCTCCGCCTTCAAGCAGAAGGTGAGATGGCAACGCTTAAAACCGGTTCAACAGCGACATTACAGCCGAGGTATCCGGAGCCGGCTTTGCGACTTTCCCTGATCGTGGGGGGTACTGTCCAAATGGGAAATGGAACCAACTAA
- a CDS encoding exopolysaccharide biosynthesis polyprenyl glycosylphosphotransferase, which produces MALDTAYKEAQKRIPAQVKPLHGQPVPKPRPIPSYSWSTTLLLIAGDLALLTLSGTIAGFLFGSEIGILAGGSRFFLLFGAGMLLSGALLQAYRLPNLRRPRRRAEAAMGQAVGGLITTLILASNFSTNGVLLKAVFVPALFVGLTFLVFRSRLSLVILKWAGDERGPVERILIIGAGRAAVRAARCLVDDAGDKVRILGFADSAPTRDIPKGYPAWHIDSPDEIADLARDQGAHQVLVAQPQGSGEDVIRLTDILIRRGIRVRVVSNLFTRLVESGPFERLDGIPVVEVGATPLRGHRAISKRVLNLVAALTGTILILPLLIVIALAIKLTSRGPILHTQVRLGKGGRPFTFYKFRSMIPEENGESHRSYVTEFMTKGRAAGCDENGQQVYKFVDGNRITAIGRFLRRTSLDELPQLINVIRGEMSLVGPRPCLPFEYQLYKDWQKRRLDVIPGMTGLWQVTGRNMVTFEDMVLLDLFYIANWSFLLDIKLLLRTIPVVLWGKGGL; this is translated from the coding sequence TTGGCTTTGGATACAGCGTATAAAGAAGCGCAGAAAAGAATCCCTGCTCAAGTTAAGCCCCTGCATGGGCAGCCCGTTCCAAAACCCCGTCCGATTCCTTCTTACTCTTGGTCGACCACTCTCCTTCTCATCGCCGGCGACTTGGCGTTGCTGACCCTTTCCGGTACGATCGCCGGTTTTCTCTTTGGTAGTGAGATTGGGATTCTCGCCGGTGGGAGCCGCTTTTTCCTCCTCTTTGGAGCCGGCATGCTCCTGTCAGGGGCTCTGTTACAGGCGTATCGTCTGCCAAACTTGCGGCGGCCCCGCAGAAGGGCTGAAGCGGCCATGGGGCAGGCTGTCGGCGGATTGATCACAACCCTGATTCTCGCTTCCAACTTTTCAACAAATGGGGTTCTCCTCAAGGCTGTCTTCGTTCCAGCACTCTTCGTCGGCCTAACCTTCCTCGTCTTCAGATCCCGCCTGAGTCTCGTGATCCTGAAATGGGCCGGGGATGAACGGGGTCCAGTGGAGAGGATCCTTATCATTGGCGCCGGTCGTGCCGCCGTCCGGGCGGCCCGGTGTCTCGTTGATGACGCCGGTGATAAGGTGCGCATTTTGGGATTCGCAGATTCCGCGCCGACCCGGGATATTCCCAAGGGATATCCGGCCTGGCACATCGATTCCCCGGATGAGATCGCCGATTTGGCGCGGGACCAGGGGGCCCACCAGGTTCTCGTGGCCCAGCCACAGGGATCCGGCGAGGATGTCATCCGCCTCACCGACATCCTCATCCGCAGGGGAATCCGGGTGCGGGTTGTCTCCAATCTTTTCACGCGCCTTGTCGAATCCGGCCCTTTTGAGCGTCTTGATGGCATCCCGGTTGTTGAGGTGGGAGCGACTCCGCTACGGGGACATCGCGCGATCTCTAAAAGGGTATTGAATTTAGTGGCAGCCCTCACGGGCACGATCCTTATCCTGCCGTTGCTCATCGTGATCGCCTTGGCGATCAAACTGACGTCAAGAGGACCCATTCTTCATACGCAGGTCCGTTTAGGCAAAGGGGGCCGGCCATTTACCTTTTATAAGTTTCGAAGTATGATTCCAGAGGAAAATGGCGAATCCCACCGGAGCTATGTCACTGAGTTCATGACAAAGGGGCGGGCCGCCGGTTGCGATGAGAACGGCCAGCAGGTTTATAAATTCGTTGATGGGAACCGAATCACAGCCATCGGCCGTTTTTTGCGCCGGACGAGTCTGGATGAGCTGCCACAGCTCATCAATGTTATCCGGGGGGAGATGAGTCTGGTCGGGCCGCGTCCGTGCCTGCCATTCGAGTATCAGTTGTATAAAGATTGGCAGAAGCGGCGGTTGGACGTGATACCGGGAATGACGGGACTCTGGCAGGTAACCGGCCGGAACATGGTGACCTTTGAGGATATGGTCCTCTTGGATCTATTCTACATCGCAAACTGGTCGTTCCTGCTGGATATTAAACTTCTCCTCCGGACTATCCCTGTGGTTCTCTGGGGCAAGGGAGGACTCTAA
- a CDS encoding Gfo/Idh/MocA family oxidoreductase, with translation MGLEDRLRDAEASLHVAVVGCGYWGPNLVRNLLENRLTRSLTICDLDESKLSRLLLRYPSIKATTHFEDILTDDDIDGVCIATPLITHYPLALHALQAGKHVFLEKPFTASSQQAVELVELARAKKLTIMVGHTFRYSPPVIKIKEILDGGGLGDVYYISSTRVNLGLHQKDVSVVWDLAPHDLSMLLYWLDEVPTEVLATGKDFVQKGIPDVAFIHLKFDSGAIAHVQVSWLAPSKLRRTTIVGSAKMLVYDDTENIEQVKLFDKGVDYRDPDTFGEYQLSYRTGDIVSPKLETFEPLQAEMNEFLTSIITGRTPQTDGESGLRVVQILEAAERSLSNSGHVEVLKLLKIRV, from the coding sequence ATGGGGTTGGAAGACCGTTTGCGTGATGCCGAGGCATCATTGCATGTTGCGGTGGTGGGTTGTGGTTATTGGGGACCGAATCTTGTCCGGAATCTTCTGGAGAACCGACTCACACGCAGCCTGACCATATGCGACCTTGACGAATCAAAGTTGTCCCGGCTTTTACTGCGATATCCCTCAATCAAGGCCACAACGCATTTTGAGGATATTCTGACCGATGATGATATAGATGGTGTTTGCATTGCGACACCCCTTATCACACATTATCCCCTCGCCCTGCATGCCCTTCAGGCCGGCAAGCATGTCTTTTTGGAAAAACCCTTCACCGCCAGTTCCCAACAAGCGGTTGAACTCGTGGAACTCGCCAGAGCCAAAAAATTGACGATCATGGTGGGACACACCTTCCGGTACAGCCCTCCGGTCATCAAGATTAAAGAAATCTTGGACGGGGGTGGCTTGGGAGATGTCTACTACATCAGCAGCACAAGGGTGAATCTCGGTTTGCACCAGAAGGATGTCAGTGTGGTTTGGGATTTGGCGCCTCACGATCTTTCGATGCTGCTCTACTGGCTGGATGAAGTTCCAACAGAGGTCCTGGCGACCGGCAAAGATTTTGTACAAAAAGGCATTCCAGATGTCGCATTTATTCATTTGAAGTTCGACAGCGGCGCGATTGCCCATGTTCAGGTCAGCTGGCTTGCTCCTTCGAAGCTTCGCCGGACGACAATCGTCGGCAGCGCCAAGATGCTCGTCTATGATGATACGGAGAATATCGAGCAGGTGAAGCTCTTCGACAAGGGGGTCGATTACAGGGATCCCGATACCTTTGGTGAGTATCAACTCAGTTATCGGACGGGAGATATCGTCAGCCCGAAATTGGAGACATTCGAGCCCTTGCAGGCCGAGATGAACGAGTTCCTCACCTCGATCATAACCGGCCGGACCCCTCAGACCGATGGAGAAAGCGGTCTCCGGGTGGTTCAAATTTTGGAGGCGGCCGAGCGATCGCTATCCAACAGCGGACATGTCGAAGTTTTGAAATTATTGAAAATCCGCGTCTAG
- a CDS encoding sensor domain-containing diguanylate cyclase codes for MKRRNGVGSRQLQTVIDKFRKGEHRLIKTLEEEALITPKESKNLGTAVERAVSQKRSSDLLEAAQTVNSKLIRVVRRNRVGEIERVDSELEILYEISRTIQNTLDREDLFQRLLELVNDVVPYENATLFIKNTSTDRLTVGAFRGRHIDLIGGVEFDHGPGFSAWVAKQKRIVVLQDLHRGRRVDDLEVGSFASVPLMVQGELIGVLNLSHPKPQTFQNEHVRILSLVASQTAAVIQRFLMFEELNRLAITDDLTSLNNRRYFIRRLNEETNRSQRYEQPFSLMFIDIDNFKSLNDTHGHQMGDRVLKELAKLLKGWARNSDLVARYGGDEFVVLLPMTDVRSAFNAAERLRVQVADHTFSRRKKISVSMGIAGFPQAGDQAVTILNKADRALYEAKATGRNKVCCCSGNRLEVQAA; via the coding sequence ATGAAGCGACGGAATGGGGTGGGGTCTCGCCAGCTACAAACAGTAATTGATAAATTTCGGAAAGGTGAACACCGTCTTATCAAGACGCTCGAAGAAGAGGCGCTCATCACCCCCAAGGAATCGAAAAACTTGGGCACCGCCGTGGAGCGCGCGGTTTCGCAAAAACGGTCCTCGGATCTTCTGGAAGCGGCACAGACCGTCAATAGCAAATTGATCCGGGTCGTACGGCGCAATCGCGTGGGTGAGATCGAACGGGTGGATTCGGAATTGGAGATCCTTTATGAGATCAGCCGGACGATCCAAAACACCTTGGATCGCGAAGATCTCTTCCAGCGTCTCCTCGAGCTGGTGAATGATGTGGTTCCTTATGAAAACGCCACCCTATTTATAAAAAACACCTCGACCGATCGCTTGACCGTCGGCGCTTTTCGCGGACGGCACATCGATCTCATCGGTGGAGTGGAATTTGATCATGGACCCGGGTTTTCCGCCTGGGTGGCCAAGCAGAAGCGGATTGTCGTTTTGCAAGACCTGCACCGGGGTCGTCGCGTGGATGATCTGGAGGTTGGATCCTTTGCTTCGGTGCCGCTCATGGTGCAGGGCGAGTTGATCGGGGTGCTCAACCTGAGCCACCCCAAACCCCAGACATTCCAAAATGAACATGTACGTATTTTGAGCTTGGTGGCGAGTCAAACCGCGGCGGTCATCCAGCGCTTTCTCATGTTCGAGGAGTTGAACCGGCTGGCCATTACGGATGATCTGACATCATTGAACAACAGGCGTTATTTCATCAGACGGTTGAATGAGGAGACAAATCGGTCCCAGCGATACGAACAACCCTTCAGCCTCATGTTTATAGATATTGATAATTTCAAATCGTTGAACGACACACATGGGCATCAGATGGGGGATCGCGTCCTCAAGGAACTGGCAAAGCTGTTAAAGGGCTGGGCGAGGAACTCGGATCTCGTCGCCCGCTACGGCGGGGATGAATTCGTCGTGCTTCTCCCGATGACGGATGTAAGAAGCGCCTTCAATGCCGCTGAGCGTCTGCGCGTGCAGGTGGCCGATCATACCTTCAGCCGCAGGAAAAAGATCAGCGTCAGCATGGGTATTGCCGGATTCCCCCAGGCGGGTGATCAGGCGGTGACGATTCTCAACAAAGCTGACCGGGCGCTTTATGAAGCCAAAGCTACGGGACGGAATAAAGTGTGCTGTTGTTCGGGAAACCGGCTCGAAGTCCAGGCGGCTTAG
- a CDS encoding HDOD domain-containing protein, giving the protein MDAENGKGEELAMMKLVEDVPPMPLVAQRVLQMSRNMEDIAVADLVKVVSTDPGLTSKVLATCNSPFFGLRNQVRTLSQAVVLLGVTAVRNLILLHSLPVHGRSKPSFEETSMWMHSMGAALSARYLAQRSKQADPEEAFLAGLLHDVGRLILSLTMGERYLTVFRSIYNKEGASIVLEQDAFGFNHAEVGELITRRWEFPEDLAGAVGRHHDDVSALSGLTLVVRAADEVTHWMGIGSRPTEQNEEVGAGTEALGLTPEELESARERIQLSLEQEMAVFQQAS; this is encoded by the coding sequence ATGGACGCTGAGAACGGAAAGGGTGAGGAGTTGGCCATGATGAAGCTGGTGGAGGATGTTCCCCCGATGCCGCTCGTCGCCCAACGGGTTCTCCAGATGAGCCGCAATATGGAAGATATCGCCGTTGCTGATCTGGTGAAGGTCGTTTCGACCGATCCCGGTCTGACCAGCAAGGTCCTCGCCACCTGCAATTCCCCCTTTTTCGGTCTCCGAAATCAGGTGAGAACCCTCAGCCAGGCGGTGGTCCTCTTGGGTGTCACGGCGGTGCGGAATCTGATCCTACTCCATTCATTGCCCGTTCACGGCAGGAGCAAGCCGAGTTTTGAGGAGACATCGATGTGGATGCACAGCATGGGCGCCGCCTTGTCGGCGCGCTATCTGGCGCAACGATCGAAACAAGCCGATCCCGAGGAGGCCTTCCTCGCGGGATTGTTGCATGATGTCGGCCGCCTCATCCTCTCTTTAACAATGGGTGAGCGCTATCTGACAGTATTTCGTTCAATCTATAACAAAGAAGGTGCGTCCATCGTTTTGGAGCAGGATGCCTTTGGGTTCAACCATGCTGAAGTCGGTGAATTGATCACCAGACGCTGGGAGTTTCCGGAGGATTTGGCTGGAGCGGTGGGGAGGCATCATGACGATGTTTCAGCTCTTTCGGGGTTGACGCTCGTCGTGAGGGCCGCTGATGAAGTGACGCATTGGATGGGCATAGGTTCCCGGCCCACGGAACAGAATGAAGAAGTCGGGGCGGGGACTGAGGCCTTGGGTTTGACACCCGAGGAATTAGAATCGGCCAGGGAAAGGATTCAATTGTCCCTGGAGCAGGAAATGGCCGTCTTTCAGCAGGCAAGTTAA